The proteins below are encoded in one region of Candidatus Gracilibacteria bacterium:
- a CDS encoding prepilin peptidase, translated as MTLYFVILFILGTVFGSFSTVLIERWKNGKSGIIMGRSECPKCNHTLSAWELIPLFSYIFQHGKCHNCHSKISPFYPIAEISIGIIFVIMGYAGMNLELEPLSVEMLIFLILGFITGIYILYDARYMEIPDQIMIPGIVGYILLIILGYFSPEMRTLIFDSNTYTDYSTLIFDHIRAAVIIYSFFYLQILIPGGFYLLRKKKSREFVELLVSYFLFPLSLIFGRIGKNETKESNEIDIPTWVGGGDLRIALFIGLTLGSIHTVSTLLFAYILGSLIGVILIVKRGRKNSQIAFGPFLGMGWFLSIVFYSDILNIFNI; from the coding sequence ATGACTCTTTATTTTGTTATTCTTTTTATTCTAGGAACGGTTTTCTGAAGCTTCTCAACGGTACTCATAGAACGCTGGAAAAATGGTAAATCCGGGATTATAATGGGGCGAAGTGAGTGCCCGAAGTGCAATCACACACTTTCAGCATGGGAACTTATTCCTCTTTTTTCATATATATTCCAGCATGGGAAGTGTCATAATTGTCACTCGAAGATTTCGCCATTTTATCCGATTGCAGAAATCTCTATCGGCATTATATTTGTCATCATGTGATATGCGGGGATGAACCTCGAACTGGAGCCACTCTCCGTAGAGATGCTTATTTTTCTCATTCTTGGTTTTATCACAGGTATCTACATTCTCTATGATGCTCGTTATATGGAGATTCCTGATCAGATAATGATTCCATGAATTGTATGATATATCTTACTTATCATACTTTGATACTTTTCTCCAGAAATGAGAACACTGATTTTTGATAGCAATACGTACACAGATTATTCGACACTGATTTTTGATCACATTCGTGCGGCTGTGATTATATATTCATTTTTCTATTTGCAGATACTTATACCTTGAGGATTCTATCTCTTGAGAAAGAAAAAAAGTCGAGAATTCGTGGAACTACTGGTGTCTTATTTCCTATTTCCATTGAGCCTGATTTTCGGAAGAATAGGGAAAAACGAAACAAAAGAATCTAATGAAATAGATATTCCAACATGGGTTGGTGGTGGAGATTTGAGAATTGCACTTTTTATCGGACTCACTCTCGGTAGTATCCATACTGTTAGCACGCTTCTATTTGCCTATATACTTGGTTCTCTTATTGGAGTGATTCTCATTGTGAAACGAGGAAGAAAAAATTCACAAATTGCATTCTGACCGTTCCTTGGAATGGGGTGGTTTCTCTCCATTGTTTTTTATTCTGATATACTAAATATCTTTAATATATAA
- a CDS encoding Mur ligase family protein: MQTFFLFFLGFFARTIIRLKRPYIIGVTGTVGKTTISTHIATFLASQFGEANVMISPYHYNGEFGLPLSIIGTKTGGKNPFRWLYIFGVAFSRWFRSYPKYLILEYGIDHPGEMDFLLSIAVPDIGIISPIAPNHLEQFGTLDNYRNEKLLLGQSAKRLIAYEGLRQYIDREALYYSMGGMSDIDAFHLHMSVDGIRAQVSLKELVYDIFVPAFGAYQIENVLPVYGVAHILGVDPSCIGNCSHKFIPEAGRSSILAGKGSAIIIDGSYNGGYESICRGIDSVLPFCATHRIFFLLGDMRELGEHTESMHHSLVAYITEHVDEQHDVEFFLVGPYMEKYIVPSLQKRYPTYYSLSSRKMGETIRKILSDGEKKPTIVYVKGSQNTIFLEEGIKKFLNKPVDEKLLCRQSGEWMKKKEVFFSSISDE, encoded by the coding sequence ATGCAAACATTTTTTCTCTTCTTTCTCGGATTCTTCGCTCGTACGATTATTCGATTGAAAAGGCCGTATATTATCGGCGTTACTGGAACAGTAGGGAAGACAACTATCTCGACTCATATAGCAACATTTCTTGCATCCCAATTCGGAGAAGCGAATGTGATGATTTCGCCATATCATTACAATGGAGAATTCGGGCTTCCACTCTCTATTATTGGTACAAAAACAGGATGAAAAAATCCATTTCGTTGGTTATATATTTTCTGAGTAGCATTCTCTCGCTGGTTTCGTTCTTATCCGAAATATCTCATTCTCGAATACGGAATCGATCATCCGTGAGAGATGGACTTTCTTCTCTCTATCGCTGTTCCAGATATTGGAATTATTTCTCCGATTGCTCCGAATCATCTCGAACAATTCTGAACACTCGATAATTATCGCAATGAGAAGCTTCTTCTCGGACAATCTGCAAAAAGACTGATTGCATATGAAGGATTGCGACAATATATCGACCGTGAAGCTCTGTATTATAGTATGGGATGAATGTCAGATATTGATGCTTTTCACCTTCATATGTCGGTCGATGGCATTCGTGCTCAGGTCTCACTCAAGGAATTGGTATACGATATTTTTGTTCCAGCATTTGGGGCATATCAGATAGAAAATGTCCTTCCGGTATATGGTGTAGCGCATATTCTTGGTGTCGATCCGTCGTGTATCGGGAATTGTTCTCATAAGTTTATCCCAGAAGCAGGAAGGTCTAGCATTCTTGCTGGGAAATGAAGCGCTATTATTATCGATGGAAGTTACAATGGATGATACGAATCGATTTGTCGTGGGATTGATTCGGTTCTTCCTTTTTGTGCGACGCATCGGATTTTTTTTCTCCTCGGGGATATGCGGGAACTCGGTGAGCATACAGAGAGTATGCACCATTCTCTTGTGGCGTATATCACCGAACATGTGGACGAACAGCATGACGTAGAGTTTTTTCTCGTTGGTCCATATATGGAGAAATATATTGTTCCTTCGCTTCAGAAAAGATATCCGACATACTATTCTCTCTCTAGTCGGAAGATGGGGGAAACTATCAGAAAGATTCTGTCGGATGGTGAAAAAAAACCGACTATTGTCTATGTGAAGTGAAGTCAGAATACCATTTTTCTCGAAGAAGGAATCAAGAAATTCTTGAATAAACCTGTAGATGAGAAACTTCTCTGTCGTCAGTCGGGAGAATGGATGAAGAAAAAAGAAGTATTTTTCTCCAGTATTTCCGATGAATAA